Part of the Paroedura picta isolate Pp20150507F chromosome 3, Ppicta_v3.0, whole genome shotgun sequence genome is shown below.
ccccttgaatcgAAGTTCATTGTAAGAATTTTACAAAGAGCCCTCCGGCGTAGCAAACACATCAGTTTTGATAGGTCTGTGACAATATCTCTCAGACGGACGCTGGATGTGTGAGAAATGCAATCCACACATCTGTCAAGGTGTTGTCATCATGGAAGATCGCAGTCCCTTTAGCAGCCTTTCAAGACCGATAACATCTCATAGCTCTTGAGTCTCCTCCCCAGAGCCCTTACCAGTCACAAAAGCAGAGGTCTCTGCGTGCTTGGGGGATTTTCCTGTAAAAAAGTTATGGTCAATCAAACACCCTCTCTCCCCACGAAACTCAAGCGATTAGCTGACTAAACATGCCCAAGAGGCATGTTAAGGGGGCCACCAAAAATGCTTTCTTCTTCAGTTTGGCCTGGAAGATGGCTCCCTACCTTGACATGGCTGATCTGGCCCCCTGGTCTCCTGACACAAGAACATCAAGACTAGACTCAGGAATGTGCTTGACATAAGCCGTCATGCACAGTCAGGTGGGGGACAGTCCGGTTATGCAGGCATGAGCTCAGTTGTTAGTAGGagtgcggtgtgtgtgtgtgttaaaggtaaaggtatcccctgtgcaagtaccgagtcatgtctgacccttggggtgacgccatctaacgttttcctggcagactcaattcggggtggtttgccagtgccttccccagtcatgaccgtttaccccccagcaagctgggtactcattttaccgacctcggaaggatggaaggctgagtcaaccttgagcaggctgctgggatcgaactccccgcctcatggtcagagcttcagacagcatgtcggctgctttaccaccctgcgccacaagaggctcttgtgtgtgtgttaggtGCTGTCAATTTGCTTCtgatttaatagaatcatagcattggaagggacctccagggtctagTTCAAATCCCTGCCCACCCGCAGaaaccctaattccatgcccagatgatgccctccccacacaaccagaatccctggccactgtggcctggaagaaattcaccttctgctCTGAGGGTGGGCAGTATGACATCATagctctgctgagctccttcccctccccaaaccctgcccttcctaggttctatcccccaaatctccagaattttccccacagagttggcaaccctacatggcaCTGTAGGCCAGCTGCGATTCACTgtggtgaaaagtggagtataataaaacagctcctcttctttggctcttcatctgttgccttgaaaagcccatgATTGACATGAGTTGGTTCCATCTCACAATAATGAGCAGCTATTTTTAAGgatcttataagccactttggacgcTTCCTCTGGGAAATGCTTTAGTTAAGTGCCCAAAACATCGTCTGTCTCTATCTTAAGTCTATGGCTGAGTCTTGCCTTGTGTTGGGAGCTACCTGAGCTCTCCTGTCCCTCTCCTACTTAAGCCTTCATACGTAACCTCCTAACTAAGCCCTGGCCTGCAGGATGGATCCCATTGAGCCACAGGCAAAAGGAGGCAAGAGGTTCCTGGGCCCAAGGAAAACACTAATAGAACCgatccatgggatccaacccattgtgcAAATTGGTCTTCATAtacaccccaccccatcccccagtTGGAGATCAAGATAAAGGTGACATTGAAACTGAATTCGTGGTCTTAAGGAGTTCCGTGTGTCAATGTTGTGTGTTTTGGGGTTGGGGAATGATGTTGcaggttggctgcagaggagaggacatgcagtaatgggtttaaactacaagtacaatgatataggctagatatcaggaaaaaaaatttcacagtcagagtagttcagcagtggaataggctgcctaaggaggtggtgagctccccctcactggcagtcttcaagcaaaggttggatacacacttttcttggatgctttaggatgctttgggctgatcctgcgctgagcagggggttggactagatggcctgtatggccccttccaactctatgattctgtgattctgtcaacAGGGTGGCTAGCAAATTGGAAGGAGAGCTGTGTTTGGGGTGGTAAACACAGTGGAGCAGAGGGGGAGCTGTGGGGAGGGCTGCTGGTAAACCATGGATACTCATAAGGATCTGGATGTGTGGAAGCAGCCACAATGACCACTGGCACATCCTCCTGTTGAATGTCATAGTTTAGAGAAATGCACCTCCACCGTTTTACAGGTGGGCCTCAGTCCTCAGAGCGCTgatgtggttgtttttttttttcccaaacACACTTTTATTTGTGATGTCCttcaaaaatataataatatagatacatacatacacataagtGCAACGAACAAAtgcatacagacacacacatgcaaaacaaAAAGGCAGAAAACGGTATCAAGGACCCCTTTGGTGTCAGCGCCACCAACTGGACGCCTGCACATGCCTACTTGGTCTTCTGGGCTttttctcctgcagggcccaAGCATGGCTTTCTCTAAGTAAACATTCCCCGGAGACTGACTGGAACACTGTAAAAACCAGAGTCACAACATGATGCACCATGGCGATTCCCCTTTCAGGGCAAGTACCCACTGTTCTGTCCCCTGGTCTCCCACTGGCCAGGATGTGCAAGTGTATCAGAACGAAACTTTTCAACTAAATTAAATGAATCGAGACAGGTATGCAATGCAGTGGGGCTGCAGGTTCCCCTGCTCCTTGCTGATTCCCTCCCTTGTCCCAGATTTCCCCTTCTAACTGGTATCTGGCCTACCCCCCAGCTCAAGAAATGGGGTACGAGACAATTTGGAGGGGTGCACAGCTCAGCAAGGCTCTTCAACTCTCACTGCCAGTGGGGGACCCAAACACAGACAGAACcctaagagagaagaagagaagagtcgggtttttatgccccgcttttcactgcccgaaggcatcccaaagtggcttacaaacaactttcccttcctctccccacaacagacaccctgtgaggtaggtggggctgagagagctctacaagaactgctctgtgagaacagctctgagagaactgcgactagccccaggccacccagctggctgcatgtggctaaCACACAGTCACCCTGCTTAGCTCTCTCTGTGTTGTTGATAGCAGATGTGTTGGACGGCGGCGCGATGTTACGGCCTCGGGCAGCTGGCTTTTGCTCCACACGAACCACAGTTTGCTCTCTGGATAAGAGTCTGTACCTAACTGAGGCTGGAGCACCGTGACAGACATGTccacccttccccctccacccctCGCTGCCACGCCCACCTCTCCCCTTAGCTGCACCCACACGCATCCACCACCATGTCAGGGATCTCCTTCTTGTTGAGGTTGCTGTTGGGGTCAAAGTAGAGCAGGGACAGGGCCCGTCGCTGTGTGGGGACGCAACACGAGCGGCCGGCAGTCCGGatattgttggctttgactaagTTGAAGACGGTGGTGTGGAAGGAGGCCGCCATGCCAGGCGCGCCGGCCAGGTGGACGGGGCACTCCCCCATGCAGTAGTTTATTTGATAGCCATCTGGCTTAAAGATCCAGTCGTTCCAGCCAATGTCCTGAAAGCTGACGTAGTAGTCTTTTCGGCAGCAGACGTCGGAGTTCTGGTCACAGTTGAGGCTGCGCTTGGTGACCCGGTGACCCGGCTCTCGTATCTTGGCCTTCACCACCAGGAAGGGCTGGTGGGAGCTGCCGGCGTGAGTGGTCAGACTCGAGACGCCGGAGGGGGGACAGTCTTTGCACTGCAGCTCAAGGTTCAGGGCCTTCTCCTCCCTCTCGAAGAAGTTCTGCATGGCCGACGTGAGGGAGAAGGTGTGCCAGCCCTTGGTCCCCAGCCGCTGCTCTCCTAGACGGCGACCCTCTCGGTAAACCTGTAACGTGACGTTTTGGTGGGCCTTGAGGTACAGCCACAGCTGGGCCTGGTGGATCTGCATGTCCTGGCCTTTCGTGTGGGAGAACtggaactgcattttcccagaagGACCTGGAGAAGAGAAAACAGTCAAGGTGAAGCTCACAGGAGGGCTCGTTCTAACCTGCTTCATCGCCAccaccatagaagaagaagaagaagaagaagaagaagaagaagaagaagaagaagaagaagaagaagaagaagaagaagagctgtttttttataccttgcctttcactacccgaaggagtcccaaagcagcttggaaACACCTTTCTCTACCTCTCTCCATAACAAGCCTCCTTTTtgagtaggtggagctgagaaaactCTAacagagaacagccctaagagaactgtgagaacagccctaagagaactgtcacccaTCAGGCTGCATGGGAAGTCAAACTTGGCTCTCTaaatcagaggccactgctgttaaccactacgccacgctgAACCAGAATCTTTCCATCATCGATCAACATTGGTGCCTCCTCCTGCATTTATTTTTGGTATTTGGATTAAACCACAATAACCCTGTCCAAAGCCACACATTATTCTTTTCACCTGTGAATGCCTTTGAACTTGGGTTTCACATAAGGAAACCCCGTAGAAAAAGATGACAATGCATTATTATGACTGTTGTTTATGTTATGGATTATGCAGGTTGGATCTAGTGTCCCCACTTTGTTCATGATTGATGGGTTCTCCTTGGTACCTGATTTAGACCAGGACTGTGGTTCGCTATCATCCCCATCTGAATCGGGCACCATACATGTGAGAACTGAGAAGATTCCACCACTCACGTCTTGACTGTTACGCAGGGTGGGAAATCCATGACCCATCTTTAGCGTGGTCATGGCTTCATTAGGAGCACCCAATGGCCAAGTACTAGGAGCAAGAACAGATCTGGCATGTAACCCCGTGTGAGCCCCACTGAGCTGGACAGAGAACCTTATAATAAGAagaaccttataataataataataattgtgtgtgGTCGAGGAGACAAGGCTATGGGGTTTGGAAGGTGAGAGATGAgaagaggtggtctgccatggcctccctctgcaaagcaacatcggtcttccttggtggtcttccatctctCTTGAACTTCCAAGCTGTGATGAGAGCATGCTAGCCTGGGCTACTCAGGTGCCACAAGAGCCCAAAACAAAGGAGGAGGTCAGAAAGATGGGCAGATGTGCTCATGAATGCAGCTAGCTAGACAGCAAGCAGGGAAGCCCAGCAAAGGtacgggctggggggggggtattcctcTTTAAGCTGGAGACTAATTGATGGGTGAGGTTTTCAGCAAGGGACACTTGACCACTGGGGAGAACTCAGCTTGTTAATTTCTGCTCTCTGCCGGCTGTGCAAAGCACAGAGCATCCGTTCATAAGGAGATGACTACTCTCGGTAGCCCATTGGCCTCGTCCCTTTCACTAGAAGCTTCAAGTTAGGCATACCTCTATTGCACAGCAAGCAGGAAAGAGCATTTTCATTATAAAATAGGCAGACAAACAAAACTCCAGTGGCACATCaagcagagaagagagaagaggacCAGACACGCAGGGCTGAGCCGGAGGCTCATTTTTAAGAGCGTGATGCAAGACAGCAGggatggcccaactgtggctatcctgatgcccatgaactacaattcccatgatcccctgccagcacatggcaTAGAGGGATTTTTTCCATCTATGGTGCAAGAAATGGCCAATTCATCCATGTCTTTGCGTCCCCTTTTTGGCTGCTGCAGTCCAGCCATGTGGTGGGAATTCCATGCTGAGACCTTAGCTCCCAGGCACAGAGGGATCCAATTCGGATTGGGGCTGAAGTAGGAAGAAAGAGGGAGCTTAAGTCTTCCCTCCATGCCAGAGTTGAGACCCAAATGAACCCCTTTACTCTCTGCCCCACTGGAGAAACCATATTGCAGAAACTTCTGTGCAACCCACAAGTATGTGTGTAGCCCCCACTGGGGCATGTGGCATCTCCCTGGGGCTGTTTCAGGTAGGGAAAATAGTACTGGGGGGAATGAAAAATAAGCCCTCTTTCCCTATGCACCCCAAGCCCACTCTGTGCATTCATCTCTGAGCATGGAATTCCCATGCACCTCTGGCTGCCAGGACTGGGTGACCATGTAGGGGACACAAGGTCTTCCCAGCCATCTTTGATCAAGCAAACTTGGcagatttaacacacacacacaccccgcaaaCAGACACAATGTGACCGTCCCATCGCAGACCACAATACCACTTTGTCTGCCGTGGGGCAATCGCCCTGTCTTCTGTTTCCAGCCAGAGACATTTCCCAGAAGCCTGGATGTGCTGAGCGATCTGAACCCTGCACAAAGACTCAGGGGCATGAACCAAGCAGCCTGAACCACTGCAAAGATTTAGTGGCATAAGCTCCCATGAGCCGGAAGTCACCGTGCctgtgagctctgactcatgaaatcCTGCACTACAACAaaatgttaatctttaaggtgccacaaggatCTTTGTTATTTTGGCTATAGCAGACTAACACAACTGCTGCCCTGGAATCTGAGCAATGTAACGGTCTATTCCCTGTATGCGTGCAGCGCATGTCTGCCTTTGCGCTGCACGATCAGATTCCAGCCGTCACTGGCATGGGTAAGAAATAGCACTGGTGCGGACGGCTGCATTGGTTTAATTATTTGGTACATTTTAATCCTGTCCTGTCTGCAAAgggctcacaacaaccctgtgagggagatggggctgaaagagagaGTCACTGGCCTAGGATCGCTCAGGAAACCTCGTGGCAAACAGGGATCCGAACGCTGGCGTTCTGATCATTACACCACACTCTATCCTTGGAGCCGCTTTCTATGCAACACTGAAATGTGGAAACCTGGGCCGTGCCTTTTGCTCCCTGCACTTGCCAgttttggaaactgctttgagctcTCTTAAGGGCCATTTTTTGCACCATAGATGGAAAAAATGTGGCGAACAAATGCTCGaaagaaataaacagaaataGATTAAGAGCCaaacaccccccctccaaaaaaaaaaaaaataaggaagtTGCAATGACTCACCTGTCTCTGCAAAACTGATGATCTCGTAGCCTTGCTCATCCGACTCGGTGTTCTCCCAGATGGGCCCCCGCCCGTCCGTCCCGCTTTTGCCCATGTGCAGACGCCGCAGGGCGTTGTTCACAGCCACACGTGGTATCGGGTGGGTGATGTTGGGCCTCTCGCTGAGGTGCAGCttctccaggatctgctgcttggccACTTCGATCAGGAAGGCTTTCTCAGCGCTCGGCTCCAGAGAGGGAATCCCGCAGGAGGGGCACCCGGGTCTCCCCTCGGTCCAGGCCAAAGAGGTCCATAGCAGCGTCAGCGTGGCCAGGGGCGTCCAAGGACATGGGGGGCTGTAGGGAGGAGCCATGAAGCAGCCGAGGCGTGCAGGTGTCAAGATGCCTCGGGAGAGGGAATGGGTTTGTCTGAGAGTCCTGCAGCTGCGGTGTCTTTAGCTCACAGGGGATGTCCGTGCCGTGCACAGGGCGTTTGCATCTTAGCCTGGCGGCTGACAGTCTGACCTGGGTGCAGGAGGGTGCAGCTGGCCTCTGCTCTTCGCGGCCAGGGCTGGCTGCTGGAACCAGGAGAGCGAGGCAATGGTCTCCTGCTCAAGAGATCTCTCCTCGTGGACTGGCTGCTCACGAATGCCACCCGGCCAGGTCCCCCCCAGTATTTGTCACTAGGCCAGCCTGGCCCTGCCCTTTGAACTGCACGGATTGGCTGGCCTGCTtgcagtgctggggggggggagtttgtttctccagctgggaagggaggggggattaagggggagggggattacgGGCTCCCTGCCGTGGGAACAGGtgtcagggaaggggaaagggaaagggagcgcCCGCCAGCCTTGATGCAAAGAAGGTGAGGAATAAATGGAGGGGAGTGTTAGCCAGGTTCTCCCTGATCACCGAGGGGGGTGGATTGAGGGacagagttgccagttccaggttgggaaacttctggagaattTGGGATGGAGTCCAGGAAGcacagggaactcagtggagcGTTATGTCctaaaatccaccctcccaagcctcccttttctccagggggactgatccctgtcgtctggagatgagctgtaattccaggggatccccaggctggcatctctacaggAGAACTGGGCAGGGAAAATGGCGAAATGGCAAATAAGGAGGGCATCCCCTTGACTTTGGTTTTGGGACAACCAGGTGCCTAGAACGTTGTTTGGACGGCCAGCTTGAGTTGGGGacgttcctggaggtttggagggggatcctggggaaggacctcagtggcttacaatgccACGGAGTCTTCTCAGGAAAttgttttctgcaggggaactgatttaaGTCAGTTGGAAGTCATTTGGacttccaggagatcctcaggccccacctggaggttggcagcctgatTTGGTGGCGGAGATGGTCAGGCAGGAATGTCCAGAAAAAGGAATATGCCTGAGGCTTTTTCTCCCTGCAGAGAGAAAACACCTGAGAATATCATGCAAGACCTTACCCAAGTCAGTGCCTACATGCCAGGGAAGTCCCGGTGAGGAAGAAATgtgtataaatacaaaaaaatacaataaacgcCCAGCAGCTATTTACCCCATCTCACTGTGCGctccctctgaagatgccagccaccgttactggcaaaacatcgcAAACCTGAGGGTTTCCAGGGCTGTCTGCTGTAATGACAGACTGTGGTTGTCATTTTCTCTGAACAACGCCGCCCCC
Proteins encoded:
- the INHBE gene encoding inhibin beta E chain, which encodes MAPPYSPPCPWTPLATLTLLWTSLAWTEGRPGCPSCGIPSLEPSAEKAFLIEVAKQQILEKLHLSERPNITHPIPRVAVNNALRRLHMGKSGTDGRGPIWENTESDEQGYEIISFAETGPSGKMQFQFSHTKGQDMQIHQAQLWLYLKAHQNVTLQVYREGRRLGEQRLGTKGWHTFSLTSAMQNFFEREEKALNLELQCKDCPPSGVSSLTTHAGSSHQPFLVVKAKIREPGHRVTKRSLNCDQNSDVCCRKDYYVSFQDIGWNDWIFKPDGYQINYCMGECPVHLAGAPGMAASFHTTVFNLVKANNIRTAGRSCCVPTQRRALSLLYFDPNSNLNKKEIPDMVVDACGCS